The following are from one region of the Vitis riparia cultivar Riparia Gloire de Montpellier isolate 1030 chromosome 9, EGFV_Vit.rip_1.0, whole genome shotgun sequence genome:
- the LOC117922287 gene encoding probable polygalacturonase At1g80170 yields the protein MSFFFFLRPSSSSSSSSPQSLCLICTVFIFLVLFLINVEGFKPLIQLPRSPAARPRLETKILYVNQFGAKGDGVQDDTDAFRNAWKIACASITKASIVIPHDKKFLVRPISFGGPCRAKVTVTISGTIIAPKDPDVWHGLNPQKWLYFHGVNHLTVRGSGIINGRGHKWWSQSCKINATNPCEHAPTAIIFHRCKKLRVRDIALINSQRTHIAFTNSFRIVVSGIKMIAPASSPNTDGLHISSSSRVNIKDSIIRTGDDCISIVGNSSIIRIKNIACGPGHGISVGSLGMGNSWAQVHDVIVDQAFLAHTKNGLRIKTWQGGRGFASQITFQNVLMENVSHPIIIDQYYCDSLTPCLNQTLAVKVANISYVSIKGTSATEESVRFACSDSFPCEKLYLEEVQLLSYTGKNTSSFCWEAQGLTSGSVDPPACFSSNGTFIGQKADSGSALQSF from the exons AtgagcttcttcttcttccttagaccttcttcttcttcttcttcttcttctccccaGTCTCTTTGCTTGATCTGTactgtttttatatttttggtctTATTTCTCATAAATGTTGAAGGCTTTAAGCCTTTGATACAGCTCCCACGTTCTCCAGCAGCTAGGCCCAGGCTCGAGACAAAAATCCTTTACGTCAATCAATTTGGAGCCAAAGGAGATGGTGTTCAGGATGATACTGAT GCTTTCAGAAATGCTTGGAAGATTGCTTGTGCATCCATCACAAAAGCAAGTATCGTAATTCCACATGACAAGAAGTTTCTGGTCCGACCAATTAGCTTTGGTGGCCCTTGTCGAGCGAAGGTGACTGTGACG ATCTCTGGCACCATCATTGCTCCCAAGGATCCAGATGTTTGGCACGGCTTGAATCCACAAAAATGGCTCTATTTCCATGGGGTGAACCACCTCACTGTGAGAGGAAGTGGCATTATTAACGGGAGGGGACACAAATGGTGGTCTCAGTCTTGCAAGATCAACGCAACAAAT CCATGTGAACATGCTCCAACG GCTATAATCTTTCATAGGTGCAAGAAGTTGAGAGTAAGGGATATTGCATTGATTAATAGTCAAAGAACACACATTGCATTCACTAATTCATTCCGGATTGTGGTGTCTGGTATCAAAATGATAGCTCCTGCTAGTAGCCCAAATACTGATGGACTCCACATTAGCTCTTCCTCTCGTGTCAATATCAAGGATAGTATTATTAGAACAG GAGATGACTGCATCTCTATTGTTGGCAATTCTTCAATTATCCGAATAAAAAATATTGCCTGTGGTCCAGGCCATGGTATAAG TGTTGGAAGCTTGGGCATGGGAAATTCATGGGCTCAGGTGCATGATGTCATTGTTGATCAAGCATTTCTCGCACATACTAAGAATGGGTTGAGGATCAAAACATGGCAG GGAGGTAGAGGTTTTGCCAGCCAAATTACTTTCCAGAATGTCTTGATGGAAAATGTCTCACATCCAATCATTATAGATCAATATTATTGTGATTCTCTTACGCCATGTCTGAATCAG ACTTTGGCGGTTAAAGTGGCAAATATATCCTATGTGTCCATTAAAGGAACTTCGGCTACAGAGGAATCAGTAAGATTTGCTTGCAGTGATAGCTTTCCATGTGAAAAGTTATATTTAGAAGAAGTTCAACTTTTGTCCTACACCGGGAAAAATACAAGTTCTTTTTGTTGGGAAGCTCAGGGCTTGACTTCCGGTTCGGTAGACCCCCCTGCTTGCTTCTCAAGCAATGGAACCTTTATTGGGCAGAAAGCTGATAGTGGCTCGGCTCTTCAGTCCTTTTAA
- the LOC117922288 gene encoding peptide deformylase 1A, chloroplastic/mitochondrial, which produces MESISRFSQRLLPTCLAENCLRNPITSPFRLIPSLRFHPTLIPTSKPGPSDPNRIFSTRKTYRPSSSSSTLIASAGWILGLGDKKPALPEIVKAGDPVLHESAQEVEPGEIGSDRIQKIIDDMIKVMRTAPGVGLAAPQIGIPLRIIVLEDTKEYISYDRKDVIKAQERRPFDLLVILNPKLKKKGNRTAFFFEGCLSVDGFRAVVERHLQVEVTGLSRDGKPIKVDASGWKARILQHECDHLDGTLYVDKMVPRTFRTVQNIDLPLAVGCPKLGAR; this is translated from the exons ATGGAGAGCATTAGTCGATTCTCACAGCGTCTCCTCCCGACATGTCTCGCTGAAAACTGCCTCAGAAACCCGATAACCTCTCCATTCCGGCTGATCCCATCTCTACGATTCCATCCAACCCTCATACCCACTTCCAAACCGGGTCCCTCAGACCCGAATCGCATCTTCTCAACCAGAAAAACTTACAGACCTTCTTCTTCGTCATCTACTTTAATTGCCAGTGCGGGTTGGATTTTGGGTCTCGGAGATAAGAAGCCCGCATTGCCCGAAATTGTAAAGGCTGGCGACCCGGTTCTTCATGAATCAGCGCAGGAAGTTGAACCGGGAGAAATCGGGTCGGATAGGATTCAGAAAATTATTGATGATATGATTAAGGTGATGAGAACGGCACCTGGGGTTGGTCTTGCTGCTCCTCAGATTGGAATTCCCTTAAGG ATTATCGTTTTGGAAGACACAAAAGAATATATTAGTTATGACCGAAAGGATGTGATTAAAGCACAAGAGAGACGCCCTTTTGATCTTCTG GTTATCCTGAATCCAAAGCTTAAAAAGAAGGGTAACAGAACTGCATTCTTTTTCGAAGGGTGTCTGAG TGTTGATGGATTCAGAGCTGTGGTGGAGCGACACTTACAGGTTGAGGTTACAGGTCTGAGTCGTGATGGAAAGCCCATCAAAGTAGATGCTTCAGGCTGGAAGGCGCGCATTTTACAGCATGAGTGTGATCATTTGGATGGAACTCTCTATGTTGACAAGATGGTTCCAAGAACGTTTAGAACAGTACAAAACATTGACTTACCCCTTGCCGTTGGGTGCCCCAAGCTTGGTGCCCGCTAG